CATCTACATGAACGGCGCCATCATGGGCATGAACCGCGCCGAGATTACCCGCAAGCTTGACGAGATTGTGGACTTCAGCGGCTGCGAACGCTACCTGGACACTCCCGTGAAGCGTTACAGCAGCGGCATGACCGTACGCCTCGGATTCGCCATCGCGGCGCACCTGGAACCCGAAATCCTCGTGGTGGACGAAGTGCTAGCCGTGGGCGATGCCGAATTCCAGAAAAAGGCCATCGGCAAGATGCAGGATGTAAGCCGCGGCGAAGGCAGAACCGTGCTGTTCGTGAGCCACAACATGGCAGCAGTAAGAAGCCTGTGCAAAAGAGGAATTGTATTAAAGAGCGGCCTTTTAAACTATGACGGCAACATCAATGACGCCATCGAACATTATTCCTCAGAAATCCAAATCACTCCAACGAAACACGTTATCATCACAGACGATTTACGAATTGACGAAGAGATCAACAAACACCGATTTGACTATTTGGAAGCCTGGTTTCTCAATGATCCCGAAAACATGGCAACAGAAGAACCTATTCGAATGAGGTTTCGAATTAAGCACATTGATTTTTCGCAAAAAACCTTCCAAGTCGGAATTTTCATAGCCAATGGAAACGGACAACGCGTTGCATGCTGTTATACAGACCCTGTAAGAGCCCCAGAAAATCAAGAAGTTTTTGATATAGAGGTTCTTGTTCCTCACCATAATTTAGCAAAGGGCAAGTACACAATTGACCTCAAACTATCCAACTTCAACTACATTAATTATGGTTCCGAATATGACCAAATTGCCAAAGTTTTTTCTTTTGAAATCAATTATGTAGATGAAGCGCATACAAAGCCCTTTGGCAACTGGATTCCCAATTACGGGAACAGCTGTATGAGAGATGTTTCTGTAAAAATTCTGGAGCTATAATTATGCTACCAATAAAAATAAAACTACCCGATCACTTTCTTGACGAAGAAGAAAGATGCGGTTTTACTGTTTCCCCCAAAATGAAAAAAATATGGGCAGTGGAGCTGGATTTACTCCATGAATTTCAAAGAGTTTGCAAAAAATACAATCTCAAATATTTTACAGACTCCGGAACTACCATCGGTGCCGTTAGACATAACGGGTTCATTCCTTGGGACGACGACATTGATCTAGCAATGTTTCGAGAAGACTACAACAAGCTGTGTCAAATAGCCCCTCAAGAATTTAAGCACCCATATTTCTTCCAAACAGAAGAAACGGACCCCGGATCTGCAAGAGGGCATGGACAAATAAGGAACAGTCTAACAACAGGAATTCTTGAAAGCGAAAGAGATTTACACTATCGATTCAACCAAGGCATATTCATTGATATTTTTGTTTTAGACAACACTCCCGACGACAAACAAGTTTTCAATGAACAAATAGCAGAGTGTACGGCATTCAGAGAAAAAGCAAGCGCTTGTCGGTCTTACACAGAACACTTTCTATTGTTACCTAGATGGAACTTCATAGCAAGAGCAATCAATTTTATAAAATACAAATATTATCACTCAAAAATTTTCTTCCCCCATGGATACAACAAATTTCTTTATGAATATGAAAAAAGTGCATCCAAGTACGTTTCCGACAACACAACAAAGTACATAACGAATTTAAGTCTACTCCCATACAAAGAACACAGATCTAGATTAAGAGAAGATTATTCTAGTGCCATAGAATTTCCATTCGAAATGCTTTCGCTTCCCGTTCCTATAGGCTACGATAGAATATTAACCAATGTATTTGGCAATTGGAAAGTACCGCAAAAAGATCCGTCATTACATGGTGGTATTTTCTTTGATCCGGAAAAACCATATACGCAATATCGATAACTTTTTCCGCTTCTAGAAAAGCCACAAGAAAAAGATGCCCATGAGAATACAAAGCATATTATTTCCTCAAAAAGACATCTGCAAAGAAGCAGAGCTGTATTACAGGCATCCATCCAAGCAATTTGGCAATAAATTTCTTCTGCCGCCAAATCAAACGATTTCTTTTGACACCTACTTCAACAGTTTCCCTATTGCACAATGGAAACAATACACTTCCATTGATAATCTGAGTCTTTTCCTAAGAATTCAAGGAAAATGTACAATAGAATTATTCGAAGCAACTCTTGTCAATGGCAATGTTCAAAAGCGTATTCTTCTATCAAAAGAAAAAAATGCTCAAGATGATTCCATAACGCTTCTTTTTCCAGATATAGCAGACTTACGCGGAGCATGTTACTTCACAATATCATCACAAGAGAAGCCATGCTTCATAACCGACGGTTATTATAGCACTGAAATTGATTCAAATTTAATCAGCACTATAAAAATCGGCATTGGTATTTGCACTTACAAAAGAGAATCCTTCGTTCTAAAAAATCTAAAAGCAATCCAGAATGCAATACTAGACAATCCTCAATCTGAATTATTCGATAAACTGGAAATAATAGTTTCAGACAACGGTCAAACATTACAGAATTACGACTATTCCCATCCAAAAGTTAAAATAGTTCCTAACATCAATGCTGGTGGTTCCGGAGGCTTCGCCAGGTGCATGCTTGAGGCAATCTCCCGAAGTTCCGATTTCCATTTCACCAATCTCATCCTAATGGATGACGACATTATTTTGGAGCCTGATGTTTTAGCAAGGACATATTCCTTTTTAAGGTGTCTCAAAAACGAAAATCGGACGAAAGTACTTGGCGGAGCAATGCTAAAATCAGAATCAATGTCCGAACAAGCCGTAAATGGATGTATCTGGGATATTGACAAAGGGGTTCGATTCTGCAAATCAAACTATGATCTTTCTCAAACGTCAGATGTTTTGAAAAATCTTAATGAAGATGGGGCTAATTTTGCCCCCTGGTTCTATTGCTGTTTTCCGATGCAGCATATCAGAAACAACAATCTTCCATTACCATTCTTCTTTCAATATGACGACACTGAATTTGCTTTAAGAGAACCATCTTCCATAATCCTATTAAACGGGGTCTCTGTTTGGCATACTTTTCTCAACAAAGACAACATGTGCAAAAGGTATTGCCAAAGCAAAAACAGTCGCATCGTAAAATTACTATACGGAGAAACGCAAACCATTCTTCAATCAAAAAAAGAACTCTGCTTAATGTTCATCAATTTAGTCGGCACATACCGATACCTTGATTGGATAGCGTTATCCCAAGCCGAAATTGATTTATGGCATGGCTCAAATAATTTAAGAGACAAGAAAAACCTTCTTCTTTGTCAAAAAATGATAAAGAAATCTAATTTACAGTGCAAGACCGACGAAATACCACCAAGCGCATCTAAATACATTGTTGGTCAAAAAGACAATGGCGAATGGTCTATAACAAAAAAGATTACTTTTGCATTTAGTTCTCTCAATACTTTCTTTCCAAAAACAAGAAAAAATATAATAGTAGACAAACCAGAAACCCTAAATCCTTTGAAAGTTCGCTTCGTAAAGAAGATTTATTTAAAACAAGACGAGAGCTCTTACATAATTTTTCAAAGCAATATCAAGCTGTTTTTCACAAGTTTTTTGCAAATTGCAAAAATTTTACTGTATCCTAGACCAAATCAAGAAAAATTGCAGAGCAATCTTATCGAAGGAGCGTCCGCAATGCGAAAAATGAGTTTTTGGCTCAGTTATTTAACAAAATAGTTCAAGTTCTACTTTTCTTTTATTTCTTAAATTATATTAAAAAAAACAATGAATCTTTAAAGACACCATGTACTCCTATATTATCATCGGCGCAGGCCTTTTCGGAGCAACGTTTGCAAATCTAGCCCATAAAGCAGGCAAGAAGGTCCTTGTCATAGAAAGACGTAATCACATCGCAGGCAATTGTTATACAGAGAATATCGAAGGTATCAACGTTCATAAATACGGAGCTCACATTTTCCACACATCAAACAAAATCGTTTGGGATTTTGTCAACTCTTTTACTCCGTTTAATCGCTATACAAATTCACCTATAGCCAAATCAAAAGGTAATTACTATAACCTGCCTTTCAATATGAATACATTTTACCAAATATGGAAGACAGCAACACCGGAAGAGGCAAAGGCGAAAATGGAAGAACAAAAAGCGGATATTCTCAAATTACTCAATGGGCGCGAGCCAGCAAATCTAGAGGAACAAGCATTAAGCATAGTCGGTCGTGACATTTTTGAAATACTAATCAAGGAATACACAGAAAAACAGTGGGGCCGCAATTGCAACGACCTCCCAGCCTCCATCATCAAGCGAATTCCTGTCCGTTATACATTTGACAACAATTACTTTAACGATTTATACCAAGGAATACCCAGCAACGGCTATACTGAATTAGTAACCAAAATGCTAGAAGGCATCGAAATTCGCTTAAATACAAATTTTTTTGACCATCGTTCCGAATTAGAAAACATTGCCGAAAAAATCATCTACACCGGACCGATTGATGAATTTTTCAATTTCTGCCATGGAGCCTTAGATTACCGATCCTTACGTTTTGAAACGGAAATTCTTGACACTGATAATTTCCAAGGAAATGCCGTTATAAATTACATTGACGCAAATATTCCATACACAAGAATTATTGAGCACAAGCACTTTGAATTCGGAAATCAGCCCAAAACCATTATCACTCGCGAATATCCTCAAAAATGGGAATTGAATAAAGAACGTTACTACCCAATTAACGACCAAGAAAACAATGCTCTTTATGAAAAATACAAAGCATTGGCCGGCCAAAAAACTAATGTCATATTTGGTGGACGCCTTGCCGAATATAAGTACTATGATATGGATGACGTGATAGAACAAGCAATGATACTATTTCACACCTGTAATCAATAAAAGACATATGCCCAATCAAGTTTCTGTCATAGTCCCCAACTACAATCACGCACCTTATCTTCGGCAGCGTCTTGATTCCATATTCAATCAAACTTTTCAGGACTTTGAAGTCATTATCTTGGACGATTGTAGCTCGGACAACAGCAAAGAAATCATTGAGGAATATCGTAATCGTCCCCAAGTAAGCCACGTGGTATATAACGAGACAAACAGTGGCTCTCCATTCAAACAGTGGGCTAAGGGATTCGATTTAGCACAAGGCAAATACATCTGGATTGCCGAAAGCGACGATTGGGCGGAATTGAATTTTTTAGACGAATTAGTTTCAACTTTAAACCAAGACAATTCTCTAGCACTAGCTTTTTGTGAAAATTACTGGGAATTTGGAACAAAAACAGAACGACAAAGATTCTGCTTTAGCGAGCGCACCATCAATGGGAGTCGCTTTATAAAAAAATATCAAAGTTTCAGGAATCGAATTGTCAACGCAAGTAGCGTTTTATTTCGAAAAAAAATTCTCCATTCTATTCCGAAAAATTACCAAGATTTCACATGTTGCGGAGATTATCTTTTTTGGATATACCTTTTAGAAAAAGGTAATATCAGATATATTCGCAAACATTTAAATCACTTTAGACGGCACTCATTCACCACAACAACTAAAAGTACAACATCTGGAAAGACATTCTTTGAAAATTTTTACATATATGAATATTTATACAATCAAGGATATGTAACCCCATTTATTAAATTGCGAATATTTACTTACAATTTAGATCTCGTCGAAATACACAAGCAAGATTTATTAACAAATAAATCCTATTTTGAATGTAAAAACATGTGGGTTTCCCCAAACAAAGGCTTTTTAACAAAGATTATTCAGATACTAGCACGCGATGCAAACATCTGTTACGAAAGTATTTCTTTGGGAGCTAAAATATGGAGAATTCTACATCTACCGAACACAAATATCAGGGAAAAAATACACAAGCAGAAGGACAGTCTGAAGATTAACGATTAACTTGCAAAATCGCCAATACCCAATATCTTCTTAATAAGGGAATCCATTTATGAATGTTCTTTGGCTCAATGTAACAGAACCCTTTAATTACAACAAAAACGACGGTTTCATCGGCGGTTGGCAAGACTCGTTAGAGTCCATAGTATCGCGTTGCAACGAAATAAATCTATCCATAGCCTTCACATCTCCATCATTAAAACAACCAAAAAAAATCAATCGCGTACAATACATTCCTATTTTTACAAAATATACGTTCATTGACAAAATAAAGAAATTAGTTTCGTGGGACGCAGACGCAAAGATCATTACCTCAGCAGTAAAGAAAATCATAGAAGAAACAAAACCCGACATCATACATGTATTTGGTACAGAATGGCCTTTTGGATTAATAAAAAAATACACCAATATACCCGTCGTAATCCATATCCAAGGTTCCATTGTTGAATACAATAAATTTCTATACCCTCCAAACTATAATTTTCTTGATCTAGTTTTCGAAAATCGATTAAATTTCCGCACTTTAGTAGAAAACCTATTCCAGCCATTCTTAAACCATTCCCGATACCAAATGGAAAAGGAAATATGGCGCATTAACAATTTTTATATGGGGCGTACAAATTGGGATTTCCAATTATCAAGCAAGATGCACCCCAATCGAATATATTTTCACGTAGACGAAGCGCTAAGAGAACCCTTTACAAAAGGTCCTCACCATTGGCAATACAAGGCCTCAACTAAAACCATTTTATTTTCCACAGGTTGTTCAACTTTTTGGAAAGCCCCAAATCTTTTATTAAAAACTGCGAAACTTTTAAAAGAAAAAGGATTTGATTTTGAATGGCATATTGCAGGATTTATGCCAGCCCACCTAAAAAACACTGTTGAAAGAAAAGAACACACAACCTTTGAAGCCAACAAAATCATTTTTCTTGGTTGGCAAACGGCAGAACAGATTCAACAAGAATTACTCTATTCATCACTATACATCCACAACGCATACATTGAAAACAGTCCAAATTCAATCTGCGAAGCGCAAATCATCGGAGCACCAGTCATTTCAACAGACGTTGGAGGCATTCCAAGCCTCATTGAGAACGAACAGACAGGCTTTTTAGTGCCTATTAACGCCCCCTTGATAATGGCCGAAAAAATCATCTCTACAGCCCACAACAAAGAGCTTCTTTGCAAGGTATCTGAAAATGCACGAAAAAAAGCAATTCAAAGACATGACGAGAAAACAATATTAGATCAGTTACTATATTGCTATAACACAATCATTAGTCACAAATAGATTATGATAAAAACGATATACAACATCATCAACATCATTTACAGCAAAAGTCTCGCCAAGACGTTCAAAAAACAGAAACGTTTTTTTTGCCATTATCCACAAAAAATTGTCGGAAGTAAACATATATCTATTGGAGACAACTGCTTTTTCGGAAGAAATGGTGTTTTATCCGCATGGGAAAATCACAACAATCAACAATTTACCCCAGAGATTCAAATAGGTGACGATTGTGAATTCGGCGAATACAATCATATTACAGCAACGAACAAGATAATAATTGGAAACGGATTACTTACTGGAAGATGGGTGACTATAACAGATAATTCTCATGGCAACACAGATATTGATGATTTGAAACTAAAACCAATCAATAGAAAAATCTTTTCTAAAGGTCCTGTAATAATAGGCAATAATGTATGGATTGGAGATAAGGCTACAATTTTGCCAAATGTGACTATTGGAGACGGGGCCGTAATTGCAGCAAACGCAGTCGTCACAAAGGACGTCCCTGCGTACTGCGTTGCCGCAGGAAATCCAGCAAAAATCATCAAGAAGGCAAACTCTAATGGATAGACCACTCATTATAGCCTACTATCTGCCTCAATACCATCCCATTCCCGAAAATGACGAATGGTGGGGCAAGGGTTTTACCGAATGGACTAATGTGGCAAAAGCAAAGCCCTTGTTTAAGGGCCACTATCAACCAAAAATCCCCGCAGACCTTGGTTTTTATGATCTACGAGTTCCAGAGGTTCGCGAGCAGCAAGCGGAATTAGCCCGAGAGGCAGGAGTTGACGGTTTCTGTTACTGGCACTATTGGTTTGGCAATGGGAAACAACTTTTAGAAAGGCCTTTCAAAGAAGTTGTTGAGTCAGGAAAACCAAACTTTCCATTTTGCTTAGGTTGGGCAAATGAAAGCTGGGAAGCAAAAGTATGGAATAAAAATGGCGTAAAAACAAGAAAAATTCTTATTGAACAAACCTACCCGGGATTAGATGACATCGACAATCACTTTTATTCTTTGGTAAAAGCATTTAAGGATCCTCGCTACATAAGAATCGATAACCGTCCAATATTCCATATTTATCAGCCATTAAACCATCCGAACATTCAACAATTTATGGAGAGATGGAACTACCTCGTCAACAAGGAGAAAATTGCAGAAAAATTTTATTTTATCGCAGGGGCAAAAGATTCTAATTACACAAAGATGATTGAAAATGGCTTTGATGCAGCCGTTCTCAATTTGGCTAGTAGAATGGAAAATCCCTATAAAAAAAACAACATCTTTTTCAGAGCATTTCATTACTTTTTTAGATTAGTTCTTCACAAGCCTCTTCTTATTTCATACCGGGATAGTTTAAAATATTTATGGAACGATAAAGTTGATTTAAACGAATTCATCATTCCGTCTTTATTGCCTAATTGGGATCATTCCCCCCGAAGTGGAAACATGTACTCTATTTTAACGGGGTGTACGCCACAACTATTCAAAAAACTATGCCTACGCACACTAAACGGGGTAAAAGTCAAAAGAAATAAAATTATTTTTTTGAAATCATGGAATGAATGGGGCGAAGGGAACTATATGGAACCCGATTTGAAATTTGGGAAAGGCTATATAAAAGCCCTGGCCGATGCAAAAAAAGAGATCTATCCATAATGGTTATCTTATCCATCATCATCCCGGTTTATCGAATCCCATTAGACTATTTGCGAGTCTGCTTCAACTCGCTCGTTTCTCAAAATTTACAACAATGCGAATTCATAGTCATTTCCGATGGTGCACCAGATGCAGAGTGTTTCATTTGTGATGAGTATGCAAAAAAAGATTGTCGATTCAAATTCTTCAAACGAGATCACGCTGGAGTTTCCGCCACAAGAAATTTCGGCATTGACCAAGCGCAGGGCGAATACATAACATTTGTTGACAGCGACGATTGGATAGAAGACTCATACACATCAACAATTTCTTCTTTCAGCAACTCCCCAGACATCGTTTTCTTCCAGTTTAACTATTTCAACGAAAGAAATACTCCTTATCACCTTCCATTTCCTCAAAACAACTATTTCACAGGCTCTTTTGAAGAAATTCAAGAGAAATTGTTGATGCTATTTAATTTCAACAATCAATTTGATTATCTAGGATATACATGCAATAAATTTTTCAAAAGAAGCATTCTTGAAAAAAATAAAATTCGTTTTCCAGAAAAAATCCCATATAACGAAGACGAGATTTTCACGTTAAAATATTGCAAGCACATTTCATCAATCCAAATTATCGAAAACAAATTATACAATTACCGCATCCATAACAGCGGTTTGACAAAAAAGAAAAAAGACCCATCCATTTTTCAAGAGATTGTCCAAGAATTACAATCTATTATTGAAGATTACTCTTACGAACCGTTAAAGAACGCCATAATAAACAAGCGAATGATGTTTCTGCGCTTCTTGTCTACTATCAACAGGCAAAATATCATTTCATATAGTTCCTTTTTAGACTTTTATCAGTTTTTCCATAAGAACAAGAATAACGCTTTAACATGCCTTACTCTGAAAGCAATTTTCGCCCTTCCCCCACAAATCGCCTACATATTAAGCCATCTTTATAAAATGATTTCCTGGATTCCAGGAATAAGGGTGTAAAATGAACAAACAAGCTAAGATTCTAGCCGTCATTGTTACATACAATCCCGAAATAGGGCACCTAAAGTCATTTTTAGAGGAGTTGTCAAAACAAATTGATTTGGTTTTAATTTACGACAACAATTCCCTAAATTTCAAAGATATTGCCAGCATTCAATTTTCGCAAAATGTAATCATCCATTCCAGCCCCATAAACAAAGGCCTTCCGACACACTACAATGCAGCAATTCAATATGGGCTAGAAAACGGCTTTGACAATTTACTCATTCTCGATCAAGATTCCACTTTCGACAAGCATTTTCTAGACGAATACAGAAAGCATCTTGACGAGGACTTTTTCTGTTTAGTTCCTTTCCTTGTCCATAACAATAACGATTACGAAGAAAAATACCCAACAAAAACAAAAAATACATGCGATTATGTAAAGCGCTCTATTAATTCCGGAACGCTCATATACCTGCACAAATTACCAAACGACATCCGCTTTGACGAAGACCTATTTATCGACTGCGTTGACTTTGATTTTTTCATACAAGCAAACAAGTTCCGCCTGAAAACGCTGCGCATTAATTCAGCAAAACTTCACATCAGCCTCGGCAACATCAGCCGAATCGGGCCTTTCTTCCTTTACAATTATTCTCCGTTCAGGCTTGAAAAACAGACGCGAGACCGTGTCATATTCCTCCGCAAGCATCCGATATCAGCATTTTCTCTTTGGCTGTTTCTTTTCACTATTTTCTGCGACACTAAAGCCATATTGTTCGAAAGGGAACGGCTCAGAAAAATAAAGGCGATAGTCAAAGGATTCAAAGAAGGGCTATTTTTCAGGACTTCTTCCCGACAACATCCCTAGAATATATCTTTAAGCTTTTTAGGCAGTTCTTTACCCTGAAAAGCCTTTTCTTTCGTTGTCGCAGAATACTCGCCCTGCGGTTTTCCACTTCGTTGTGAAAAATTCGAATTGCAGGATTAAACCTGGTTTTCAAGTTATTGAACATACATCTTGCAAACAAGAATTCTTCTTCGCAATACATGAACGTCCTGTCATCAAGGCCATCAAATTTTCCAATATATTTTGGAGAGAAAATCAAAAAGCTACCATGAAGCTCCACATTGTTCATGGCGGAAAGTTCTTGCCTCGTCTGTTTTCGAGGGAACTTTTTCAGCAAGCAAGAAATCATCGGAGAAATGAGCAGGAACGTAGCCAGCAAATCTACCCATAAATACGCCACTGTCAACTTAAGCCTAAAGCCACAGAGCATCTTTAGCCTAAGAGGATTCTGCTCTTTCCCCACTGGCGTACGGATACTGGGCCCTAGCACTGCAAACTTTTCGCTTGAATAATCCTGTTCTACTAGCGCAAAGAAATCTGCAGATTCAATTACGGCATCGTTGTTCATCAAGACAATAAAGTCTGCCTTCAGTTCATTCTTTGCATATTTAAAGCCGACATTGTTGCCCCTTGCGAATCCGAGATTTTCTTCATTGTGGATGTAGTAGAAATCCGGTAAAGATTCAATCTGTTTCTTGACCTGTTCTCCCGTTCCATTTGGCGAGGCATTGTCCACAACAATCACGGACACGTTACGCCCGCCCCTATCTAGGGAGCGAATCGATTCGATAGCCTCCATGGTGACGGTAGCGTCACCGTAATGAAGAACAACGAAGGCGTAATGTACAATCTTGGGTATGGACATAAGCTAAAAATACAATTTCTCGCATAGATTCAATATGGCGGGTCTCATTCGAAAAGCAAGCCCAGCGAGTTCTTCTTCACTCAAGAGCGGCTGCAATTCAGCCAAGTTACCATCATTTAGCATTTCAGCCCTTTGTGTCAACTTGTTTACAAGTTCATTCATATCTCGGGCGGCGACAACGCCCTTATATGACCGCGCTTTTTTCAGCCGCATCTGCAAAATGTCCATTCTGGGCTTGACCTTGAACAGACTTTCGTACTGATAAATGTCATACAGGTCGCGCATCAATTCGCATTCGTTCCATGCAGCAATCTTGTGGGCAAAAGATACGCCCGGTTCCATAATCCGCAGGATGCGTGCCGGCCGCCCATACGCCGTGCTGAGCAAAGCCGAAGACATAGGGATTGACAGACATTCCTTCTCAACGTTCACCTCTATCTGCGCACTCTGGCCGCCATACGTCAGCAGGATTCTCAAAGCCTTCGAATTCATTGATGACCGAAACTGCAATCCATCTACCTTCAACAACGCCCGCTCAATAATCTCCTTCGCATCCTTTTTCGAGTCAAACGGAATGAATATATAGTCAACGCCATTCGTGTAACGCGGACTATGCATTAATCGCAGGGCCATCCCACCTTTCAATATCGCAGAATTCCCGAAATTCGTCGCAAAGAAATCGACAATCCAAGCGAGTAGCGCTTCTGTATTTTCAAGCTTTTCCATAAATGGTGTTCCTTGCAAAAGCCCTGAATCTTGGATTCACGTATCGCTCCAGGTACATGTCCACCCTTTCCTTCGAAAGGGCCGCAAAATCGATATCCTGAAACACGTTAAAATAGAATACCTTCTTGTGCTGGTAAAAGTAAAGCGTGTCCAGCACCGCCTTCTCGGCATCGGCCATCTTCGCCCCGTTTTCTAGCGGAACCATGCCAAAATACAGCTCCTTGGATATCCTTGCATAGGAGAGGTTTACTTCGCCAGCGAACTCGCTCGCCCGCGACGGTACGACACAGCTCACCAAGAACGGACTTTCGGTGCCGATGAGCCTGTGATAAGCGAGCGCCGACCCGAACGATATGTATGAATCCGTACGGACCTTGGCAGAAAGGACCTGTGGATCAAAATCCCGAGCGACGTAAATTCCTCGGCAGTAGCGCTTCAGGAGACCCGCGGCTTCGAACCGTCTGGCCGCA
This genomic interval from uncultured Fibrobacter sp. contains the following:
- a CDS encoding ABC transporter ATP-binding protein, with amino-acid sequence MTTAIEFENISKQYRLGLVSTGTLSHDLNRFWQTKVLRREDPYLKVGEVNDRAHKGNSDYVWALKDINFKVEQGDVVGIIGRNGAGKSTLLKLLSRVTAPTTGTIRARGRIASLLEVGTGFHPEMTGRENIYMNGAIMGMNRAEITRKLDEIVDFSGCERYLDTPVKRYSSGMTVRLGFAIAAHLEPEILVVDEVLAVGDAEFQKKAIGKMQDVSRGEGRTVLFVSHNMAAVRSLCKRGIVLKSGLLNYDGNINDAIEHYSSEIQITPTKHVIITDDLRIDEEINKHRFDYLEAWFLNDPENMATEEPIRMRFRIKHIDFSQKTFQVGIFIANGNGQRVACCYTDPVRAPENQEVFDIEVLVPHHNLAKGKYTIDLKLSNFNYINYGSEYDQIAKVFSFEINYVDEAHTKPFGNWIPNYGNSCMRDVSVKILEL
- a CDS encoding LicD family protein translates to MLPIKIKLPDHFLDEEERCGFTVSPKMKKIWAVELDLLHEFQRVCKKYNLKYFTDSGTTIGAVRHNGFIPWDDDIDLAMFREDYNKLCQIAPQEFKHPYFFQTEETDPGSARGHGQIRNSLTTGILESERDLHYRFNQGIFIDIFVLDNTPDDKQVFNEQIAECTAFREKASACRSYTEHFLLLPRWNFIARAINFIKYKYYHSKIFFPHGYNKFLYEYEKSASKYVSDNTTKYITNLSLLPYKEHRSRLREDYSSAIEFPFEMLSLPVPIGYDRILTNVFGNWKVPQKDPSLHGGIFFDPEKPYTQYR
- a CDS encoding glycosyltransferase gives rise to the protein MRIQSILFPQKDICKEAELYYRHPSKQFGNKFLLPPNQTISFDTYFNSFPIAQWKQYTSIDNLSLFLRIQGKCTIELFEATLVNGNVQKRILLSKEKNAQDDSITLLFPDIADLRGACYFTISSQEKPCFITDGYYSTEIDSNLISTIKIGIGICTYKRESFVLKNLKAIQNAILDNPQSELFDKLEIIVSDNGQTLQNYDYSHPKVKIVPNINAGGSGGFARCMLEAISRSSDFHFTNLILMDDDIILEPDVLARTYSFLRCLKNENRTKVLGGAMLKSESMSEQAVNGCIWDIDKGVRFCKSNYDLSQTSDVLKNLNEDGANFAPWFYCCFPMQHIRNNNLPLPFFFQYDDTEFALREPSSIILLNGVSVWHTFLNKDNMCKRYCQSKNSRIVKLLYGETQTILQSKKELCLMFINLVGTYRYLDWIALSQAEIDLWHGSNNLRDKKNLLLCQKMIKKSNLQCKTDEIPPSASKYIVGQKDNGEWSITKKITFAFSSLNTFFPKTRKNIIVDKPETLNPLKVRFVKKIYLKQDESSYIIFQSNIKLFFTSFLQIAKILLYPRPNQEKLQSNLIEGASAMRKMSFWLSYLTK
- the glf gene encoding UDP-galactopyranose mutase gives rise to the protein MYSYIIIGAGLFGATFANLAHKAGKKVLVIERRNHIAGNCYTENIEGINVHKYGAHIFHTSNKIVWDFVNSFTPFNRYTNSPIAKSKGNYYNLPFNMNTFYQIWKTATPEEAKAKMEEQKADILKLLNGREPANLEEQALSIVGRDIFEILIKEYTEKQWGRNCNDLPASIIKRIPVRYTFDNNYFNDLYQGIPSNGYTELVTKMLEGIEIRLNTNFFDHRSELENIAEKIIYTGPIDEFFNFCHGALDYRSLRFETEILDTDNFQGNAVINYIDANIPYTRIIEHKHFEFGNQPKTIITREYPQKWELNKERYYPINDQENNALYEKYKALAGQKTNVIFGGRLAEYKYYDMDDVIEQAMILFHTCNQ
- a CDS encoding glycosyltransferase family 2 protein: MPNQVSVIVPNYNHAPYLRQRLDSIFNQTFQDFEVIILDDCSSDNSKEIIEEYRNRPQVSHVVYNETNSGSPFKQWAKGFDLAQGKYIWIAESDDWAELNFLDELVSTLNQDNSLALAFCENYWEFGTKTERQRFCFSERTINGSRFIKKYQSFRNRIVNASSVLFRKKILHSIPKNYQDFTCCGDYLFWIYLLEKGNIRYIRKHLNHFRRHSFTTTTKSTTSGKTFFENFYIYEYLYNQGYVTPFIKLRIFTYNLDLVEIHKQDLLTNKSYFECKNMWVSPNKGFLTKIIQILARDANICYESISLGAKIWRILHLPNTNIREKIHKQKDSLKIND
- a CDS encoding glycosyltransferase family 4 protein, which gives rise to MNVLWLNVTEPFNYNKNDGFIGGWQDSLESIVSRCNEINLSIAFTSPSLKQPKKINRVQYIPIFTKYTFIDKIKKLVSWDADAKIITSAVKKIIEETKPDIIHVFGTEWPFGLIKKYTNIPVVIHIQGSIVEYNKFLYPPNYNFLDLVFENRLNFRTLVENLFQPFLNHSRYQMEKEIWRINNFYMGRTNWDFQLSSKMHPNRIYFHVDEALREPFTKGPHHWQYKASTKTILFSTGCSTFWKAPNLLLKTAKLLKEKGFDFEWHIAGFMPAHLKNTVERKEHTTFEANKIIFLGWQTAEQIQQELLYSSLYIHNAYIENSPNSICEAQIIGAPVISTDVGGIPSLIENEQTGFLVPINAPLIMAEKIISTAHNKELLCKVSENARKKAIQRHDEKTILDQLLYCYNTIISHK
- a CDS encoding acyltransferase, whose translation is MIKTIYNIINIIYSKSLAKTFKKQKRFFCHYPQKIVGSKHISIGDNCFFGRNGVLSAWENHNNQQFTPEIQIGDDCEFGEYNHITATNKIIIGNGLLTGRWVTITDNSHGNTDIDDLKLKPINRKIFSKGPVIIGNNVWIGDKATILPNVTIGDGAVIAANAVVTKDVPAYCVAAGNPAKIIKKANSNG